The following is a genomic window from Chitinophaga caseinilytica.
CGCCATCCTGACCATCGCTATTTTTTATACGGCGGAACTGCAAACAAATTATTTGCTCGGCGGCGCCGGTATCATCGTATTACTGGTGATTTTCAACCTGCTGAAAGTGAAGCCAACGATCTTTTACTTCATTCCCGGCATCGTGCTGTGGTATTGCATCTTCAACTCCGGCATCCATGCTACCATTGCCGGCGTGCTGCTGGCCTTCTGCATCCCGTTAAGCAAAATCCCGAAGCTGGAACACGCGCTCCACGACCCGGTGAATTTCCTCATCATGCCGCTGTTTGCGCTGGCCAATACCGCGATCGTTTTCCCGGCCGATCTGCTGGGCGCTTTTTCGCATCCGGTGAGTTACGGCATCATGGCGGGGCTGGTACTGGGCAAGCCGCTCGGCATTTTCGGGATGAGCTTCCTGGCCGTGAAGCTCCGCATCGCCAGCCTGCCCGACCAAACCAACTGGAAGCAGCTCTGGGGCGTGGGCATGATCGCCGGGATCGGTTTCACGATGAGTATTTTCATCGCTTCGCTGGCGTTCAAGGAAATCGACATCCAGGTAGTGTCTATCATGTCAGTGATCTTCGCATCGCTGCTCGCATCCATCGCCGGTTTCATTTTTTTACGCGCTTTGAGCAACACACAAAATAAATAGCGACGGCAGCCGTTTATTGGCTACCTGTGTCACCTGTTTCCCGCATCTGTCCCCCTTTGGCATTGTTATTGCAAATGATTCATCGCATGAACAAACGATTCATCTATGCCATTATGTTGCTATGCCTGGCCGGCAGCGCCAGCGCACAGCAGTCGTTGAAAGGTCAAAAGGAAGCCGGCGTACGGCTGGGGCTTCCGCTGGGCGTTACCGGGCGGTATTTCTTCACAGACCGGTCGGCCGCGGAAGGGATCGTAGGATTGTATAACCGCACTTTCACCGTAACGGCATTATGTCAGTATCATTTCGACCTGTCTGCCCTCACCATTCCCGGATTCGGATGGTATGCGGGCGGCGGCGCGCATCTCGGCACCAGAGATATAGACGGCTCCTACCGCTTCCTGGGCGGCGTAGATGGTGTAGCGGGGCTGAATTACAATTTCAGCAATATTCCCCTCAACCTCAGCCTCGACTGGAAGCCTGCCGTTCATTTCGGCAATTCGTCTGACCTGGCGGATTTCGGCGTGTCGGCCCGGTACATATTCGGCAGCAAAAAGTAAATCATCCAAAAACCACCGTTTAATCTAAAATGCACATATGAAAAGGATTCTGTTGCTCTTCGGAGTACTTTCACTGATGATGACCACTTTCGAGGCTAATGCACAACGCAGAAGCGGCGGAGGCGGCAATCCGGCCGATTACAACACCGCGCTGGGCGTGCGTCTCAACCCCTGGCTCGTAGGCTTCACCGTGAAACACTTCATTCAAGGGCCGCATGCCATCGAAGGCCTCGTTACCCACTATTTCAACGGCAACGACGAGCCCACCAACGTTACCTTCACCGGTCTCTACGAGTACCACTGGAGCGTGTTCGGTAAATCCGAATGGAACATGTACGCGGGCGGCGGCGCCCACCTCGGCCTCTGGCGCGACTGGGATTGGGACAACGGCCGCAGGTACGACAAGAAAACCAAAGCCGTGGCTGGTCTCGACGGTATCATCGGTGTGGAGTACACGTTCAAAAAGATCCCGCTGAACCTCAGTGCCGACCTGAAACCGTATTTCAACTTTAACGGTTACAACGACTTCATCGGCGAGCAAATCGGCGGCGTGTCTGCCCGTTACGCTTTCTAAAGCGCATATTCTCAAATCTGTTTGCGGCTGTTCCCGGCAAGGGAGCAGCCGCTTTTTTTGTTATATTGGGGGATATGAAAATCTTGTCCGCCCGGCAAATCCGTGAAGCAGACGCTTATACGATCGCGCATGAGCCTGTAGACAGCCTCCGGCTCATGGAGCGCGCGGCAGCCGCATGCGCGCAATGGCTGATGGATACGTATCGCGGAACCGCCCGCCCCTTCTACATTTTCTGCGGACCGGGGAACAACGGCGGAGATGGTTTGGTCATTGCACGGTTACTGGCAGACAAGGGCTTCAACGTGCAGGCGTGGCTCGTGGCGAAGGGCACCCCTTCGCCCGACAATCTCGCCAACCAGGCACGCGTCCCTTTCCTGCAAACGATTCATGAGCCCGGGGAATTCCCGCCGATGGAAACGCCCGGCGTGATCGTTGACGCGCTTTTCGGGACAGGGCTGAACCGCCCCCTGGAAGGATGGACCGCTGCGATCATCCACCAGATCAACGGCCAGCGCGGGCGGCACGATATTGTTTCCATAGACATGCCTTCCGGGCTGATGGCAGACAAAAGCACGAAAGGGAATCCGTGTATACATGCACGTTATACGCTCACATTCGAATACTGGAAACTGGCGTTGCTGCTGCCGGAGAACGGTGAGTTCGCGGGAGAAACGGTGTTGGTCCCCATTGGCCTGCATCCCGCGTATACGGCGGCGGTGCAGACGGAATACCATCTTACGGATATGGAGATGATCCGGACGATCTACCGGCCCCGCGATCCCTTCGCGCACAAAGGCACTTACGGGCATGCGCTGCTGGTGGCGGGAAGTTACGGGAAGATGGGCGCGGCGGTGCTTTCGGCGAAAGCCGTGATGCGCGCCGGCGCGGGCTTGCTGACGGTGCATGTACCGGGGTGCGGGTACGAAATCATGCAGACCGCTTTCCCCGAAGCGATGTGCGAAACCGAAGAACAGGCCACGTTTTCCGCGCATTTCGACGAGCCCTTCCGCCTGCGGCGCGCCCCGGAATACGATGTGATCGGGATCGGGCCGGGCACCGGCACGGAACCCGCTACCGCCAAAGCCCTGGAACGCTTGCTGGGCCTCTGGCAGGGGCCGATGGTGCTGGACGCCGACGCGCTCAACATCTTGTCGAAATGGCCGTCGCTCCTGCAACTGTTGCCCAAACACTGCATCCTGACGCCCCACCCTAAAGAGTTCGAGCGGCTTTTCGGGGCCACGGGCAATCATTTCGAGCGGCTGGAATTGCTAAGGTCAAAGGCTGCGGAGCTGGAACAATACATCCTGCTGAAGGGGCGGTTCACGGCCATGGCGTGCCCGGACGGGTCGGTGTTCTTCAATCCCACCGGCAACCCCGGCATGGCAACGGCCGGCAGCGGCGATGTGCTCACCGGGATATTAACGGGGCTCCTGGCGCAGGGGTACGCCCCCAAAGCGGCGCTCATCCTCGGCACGTGGCTCCATGGCAAGGCCGGCGATCTGGCCGCCGCCGTGTCCCCCGAAGCCATGATCGCTTCCGACATCATCGGCCACCTCGCCAACGCATATGCCGAAATACAGCAGTAGCGTCCATATTACACTTAAACTAAATATAAGAGACTACTAGTAAAATAAATTCTAATACTTTATCTTCGTCAACCTTGAAAATCATAATCTAAAGCCTTGAAATTTTAAACGGATTAAAAGAGTATGAGTATAGCTTACATTATTCCACTGTTCGGACTGATTGCACTATTATTTACCGCGGTACAGAGCGCCTGGGTTTCCAAACAGGATGCAGGGAACGAGCGGATGCAGGAAATTGCCAGGCATATTGCTGAAGGCGCTATGGCCTTTCTCAAGGCAGAGTACAAGATCCTCACCTATTTTGTGATCATCGCAGCCCTCTTGCTGGGCTACATGGGGTTCTCCCACGAGAATTCCGACTGGACCATCGCGCTGGCCTTTGTTATCGGCGCGGTATTCTCCGCCACGGCGGGTTTCATCGGCATGCGCATTGCCACTAAAGCCAACGTTCGCACCGCACAGGCGGCGCGTACTTCGCTCTCCAAAGCCCTGAAGGTTTCCTTCACCGGCGGCTCTGTAATGGGCATGGGCGTAGCGGGGCTGGCCGTGCTCGGGCTTGGTGGCCTGTTCATCCTCCTCAAAGCCTATTTCGGAGCGGCTCCCAACACCGCCGAAATGGTTAAAACCATTGAAGTGCTCACCGGCTTCTCGCTCGGTGCGGAAAGCATCGCACTGTTCGCACGCGTGGGAGGCGGTATTTATACCAAAGCGGCCGACGTAGGGGCCGACCTCGTAGGTAAAGTGGAACAGGGGATTCCTGAAGACGATCCCCGCAACCCCGCTACCATCGCCG
Proteins encoded in this region:
- a CDS encoding NAD(P)H-hydrate dehydratase, producing MKILSARQIREADAYTIAHEPVDSLRLMERAAAACAQWLMDTYRGTARPFYIFCGPGNNGGDGLVIARLLADKGFNVQAWLVAKGTPSPDNLANQARVPFLQTIHEPGEFPPMETPGVIVDALFGTGLNRPLEGWTAAIIHQINGQRGRHDIVSIDMPSGLMADKSTKGNPCIHARYTLTFEYWKLALLLPENGEFAGETVLVPIGLHPAYTAAVQTEYHLTDMEMIRTIYRPRDPFAHKGTYGHALLVAGSYGKMGAAVLSAKAVMRAGAGLLTVHVPGCGYEIMQTAFPEAMCETEEQATFSAHFDEPFRLRRAPEYDVIGIGPGTGTEPATAKALERLLGLWQGPMVLDADALNILSKWPSLLQLLPKHCILTPHPKEFERLFGATGNHFERLELLRSKAAELEQYILLKGRFTAMACPDGSVFFNPTGNPGMATAGSGDVLTGILTGLLAQGYAPKAALILGTWLHGKAGDLAAAVSPEAMIASDIIGHLANAYAEIQQ
- the nhaA gene encoding Na+/H+ antiporter NhaA; translation: MQLFSIKERLLSPIWQFLHDSRAVGIVLIICTVLSMIVANSGWGPAYIDFFTHLFQPQGGHHMEWNGLHLPNSWLLWINDGFMVLFFFLVGMEIKRELTTGELASIRKSMLPVLAAVGGMVVPALIYVLFNANTDYHQGWGIPMATDIAFSLGVLSLLGSRVPLPLKIFLTALAIIDDLGAILTIAIFYTAELQTNYLLGGAGIIVLLVIFNLLKVKPTIFYFIPGIVLWYCIFNSGIHATIAGVLLAFCIPLSKIPKLEHALHDPVNFLIMPLFALANTAIVFPADLLGAFSHPVSYGIMAGLVLGKPLGIFGMSFLAVKLRIASLPDQTNWKQLWGVGMIAGIGFTMSIFIASLAFKEIDIQVVSIMSVIFASLLASIAGFIFLRALSNTQNK